A region of Haliotis asinina isolate JCU_RB_2024 chromosome 7, JCU_Hal_asi_v2, whole genome shotgun sequence DNA encodes the following proteins:
- the LOC137291214 gene encoding leucine-rich repeat-containing protein 42-like yields the protein MKKLCNRRENCDISQSDEETTQVEPVTSLMEHCIIFVANNLDFVDSFVGFPDIIGERIFQTALSLDKFSGTISSIEANVSPFSAAYGNIVLDSLSLSGEHLVINSYLETISLFTDLSKLDVSCCGLGDDHELLQHLSQLHSLQVLNLRCNAMTDNGMRKLTAPARMFKQGLQMLRNIDISRNQLTERGVKYLSSLPMLKIVHLSENKIKKHSHLRQQDFYLSDKMEELCKEVFDIGTHGWATPVIQAWTAHARKPLHKTKRSTFYRSQNNIHTKSSLPLPPPIYSHVLVSNSLHPGNMREQAPLAMTVDSNSSTPSRDNTCTLAVLEGPQDDPEEEDLMAMYSGYCPVTKQDSLSSVLSGCW from the exons ATGAAGAAGCTTTGCAATAGAAGAGAAAATTGTGACATATCTCAAAGCGATGAGGAAACTACCCAAGTTGAGCCTGTCACCTCTTTAATGGAACATTGCATCATATTTGTGGCAAACAACCTAGATTTTGTTGACTCGTTCGTGGGCTTTCCTGATATTATTGGTGAAAGAATATTTCAAACAGCACTTTCTCTCGATAAGTTTTCAGGTACCATTTCAAGTATTGAAGCCAACGTAAGCCCATTTAGTGCTGCCTATGGGAACATTGTTTTGGACAGTCTGTCTCTGTCAGGTGAACACTTGGTCATCAACAGTTACCTGGAAACAATAAGTCTTTTCACGGACTTGAGTAAACTTGATGTTTCTTGTTGCGGGCTTGGAGATGACCATGAACTGCTGCAGCACCTCTCACAACTACACAG CTTGCAAGTACTTAATCTTCGATGTAATGCCATGACAGACAATGGTATGCGAAAACTAACTGCACCAGCTCGGATGTTCAAACAAGGTCTGCAGATGCTCAGGAATATAGACATCTCAA GGAATCAGCTGACTGAGAGAGGAGTGAAGTACCTGTCAAGTCTACCTATGCTGAAAATTGTACATCtgtctgaaaacaaaatcaaa AAACACAGTCATTTGAGACAACAAGATTTTTATTTGTCTGATAAGATGGAGGAACTGTGCAAAGAGGTGTTTGATATAGGGACACATGGCTGGGCTACCCCGGTAATACAAGCCTGGACTGCACATGCTCGGAAACCTCTCCACAAGACAAAGAGATCCACATTTT ATCGCTCACAGAACAACATTCACACCAAGTCATCCCTACCTCTACCTCCACCCATCTATTCTCATGTGCTTGTTTCCAACTCACTGCATCCTGGAAACATGAGAGAACAGGCACCATTAGCTATGACGGTGGACTCGAACAGCAGTACCCCTTCAAGAGACAATACTTGCACACTGGCTGTGTTGGAGGGGCCACAAGATGACCCTGAGGAAGAAGATCTGATGGCAATGTATAGTGGTTACTGTCCAGTAACAAAGCAAGACTCCCTCTCAAGTGTTCTCTCAGGCTGCTGGTGA
- the LOC137290823 gene encoding intraflagellar transport protein 25 homolog, whose product MFDVAHGNAGAQILLASSSDDKHPPENVIDGNPETFWTTTGMFPQEFIVKFSSVMNMTRLSFSSFNVKKMVIETTESESPEKFEVILEKELESTDHQLQNEEFPMNNKRAQCMRVVIESGYDHFVSVHKLHVEGSALHG is encoded by the exons ATGTTTGACGTGGCTCACGGAAACGCTGGGGCACAGATTCTGTTAGCTTCGTCGAGTGATGACAAACACCCTCCAGAAAATGTCATCGATGG GAATCCAGAGACATTTTGGACAACAACAGGAATGTTTCCTCAAGAATTCATAGTAAAGTTTTCATCAGTCATGAATATGACTAGACTCAGCTTCTCTAGTTTCAATG TCAAGAAGATGGTCATCGAAACTACTGAATCAGAATCTCCTGAGAAGTTTGAAGTAATCCTTGAAAAAG AGTTGGAGTCTACAGATCACCAGCTTCAAAATGAGGAGTTTCCAATGAACAACAAACGAGCTCAATGTATGCGGGTTGTCATAGAATCTGGCTACGACCACTTTGTGTCCGTACACAAACTACACGTAGAGGGAAGCGCTCTTCATGGTTGA
- the LOC137291003 gene encoding acyl-coenzyme A thioesterase 13-like: MSSSARPVLQVLRQLVANRVAATGFESVLKQIRVVDGEEGRCVCELVVSPELSNPRGSLHGGVAATLVDAVSTWAVMTTGERKPGVSVDLSVSFLKAAPTGEPILIDARTLRVGKTLAFLTVDILKKDCGTLLAQGKHTKFMGV, encoded by the exons ATGAGTTCCTCGGCGCGACCAGTGTTACAAGTGCTCCGGCAGCTTGTTGCGAATCGTGTGGCCGCCACGGGGTTCGAGTCTGTATTGAAACAG ATTCGCGTGGTGGACGGAGAGGAGGGACGCTGTGTTTGTGAACTGGTCGTGTCTCCTGAGTTATCCAATCCACGGGGGTCACTGCACGGGGGCGTGGCAGCTACTCTGGTGGACGCTGTGTCCACATGGGCGGTCATGACTACCGGTGAGAGGAAACCCGGTGTCAGTGTCGACCTGAGCGTTTC atTTCTGAAAGCGGCACCCACAGGCGAGCCTATACTGATTGACGCACGCACTCTGAGGGTGGGCAAGACACTGGCATTTTTGACGGTGGACATTTTGAAGAAAGATTGTGGGACCTTGTTGGCCCAAGGAAAACACACAAAGTTCATGGGCGTGTGA